From Streptomyces sp. GSL17-111, one genomic window encodes:
- a CDS encoding sensor histidine kinase KdpD → MAQAPRGTLRIYLGAAPGVGKTYAMLSEAHRRQERGTDVVVGHVEHYGRPRTEALLHGLELVPRRGGEMDTDAVLARAPRVAVVDELAHTNAPGSRNGKRWQDVDRLLEAGIDVISTVNIQHLESLGDVVESITGLRQRETVPDEVVRRADQIELVDMSPQALRRRMAHGNIYRPDKVDAALSNYFRPGNLTALRELALLWTADRVDEYLQRYRAEHSISSTWRARERIVVGLTGGPEGRTLVRRAARVAAKGSGSEILAVHIARPDGLAAASHAELAAQRGLVEDLGGTYHHVIGDDVPAALLDFARGVNASQIVLGSSRRKSWHYVFGPGVGATVARDSGPDLDVHIVTHDEVATGRGLPVGRGARLGRLRTVTGWLVALPAPLLLTFVLSETPLDVGFTNTVLLFLAFTVTAALAGGLLPALVSATVSSALLNYFFTDPRHTWSVTDPHNVVSIAVYLLVAVSVASVVDLAARRTQQAARLRAESEILSVLAGSVLRGDDSLEGMLDRVRETFSMEAAALLERQEDHGPWACAAAVGAPRGGGALLRPEDGEVDMPVGDRRMLVLSGRALPAEDRRVLAAFAAQAVGVLDRQRLVGQAEQARELAEGNRIRTALLAAVSHDLRTPLAAIKAAVTSLRSDDVAWSEEDEADLLEAIEQGADRLDHLVGNLLDMSRLQTGTLTPLIRSIDLDEVVPRALGGVPESSVDLDVPETLPVVAADPGLLERAVANVVENAVKYSPAGTRVLVAASALRERVEVRVTDRGPGVPDSAKDRIFEPFQRHGDAPRGAGVGLGLAVARGFAEAMGGTLHAEDTPGGGMTMVLTLRAGEAAPHPRADLPAHVTT, encoded by the coding sequence ATGGCACAGGCACCACGCGGAACGCTGCGGATCTACCTCGGGGCGGCTCCCGGCGTGGGCAAGACCTACGCCATGCTCTCCGAGGCCCACCGGCGGCAGGAGCGCGGTACCGACGTCGTCGTCGGGCACGTCGAGCACTACGGCAGGCCCCGCACCGAGGCGCTGCTGCACGGCCTGGAGCTGGTCCCGCGACGCGGCGGGGAGATGGACACCGACGCCGTCCTCGCCCGCGCGCCCCGCGTCGCCGTCGTGGACGAGCTGGCGCACACCAACGCGCCCGGCTCCCGCAACGGGAAGCGCTGGCAGGACGTCGACCGTCTGCTGGAGGCCGGGATCGACGTCATCTCGACCGTCAACATCCAGCACCTGGAGTCGCTCGGGGACGTGGTGGAGTCCATCACCGGACTCCGGCAGCGCGAGACGGTGCCCGACGAGGTCGTCCGCCGGGCCGACCAGATCGAGCTCGTCGACATGTCGCCGCAGGCCCTTCGCCGCCGCATGGCGCACGGCAACATCTACCGCCCCGACAAGGTCGACGCCGCGCTGTCCAACTACTTCCGCCCCGGCAACCTCACCGCCCTGCGCGAACTCGCCCTCCTGTGGACGGCCGACCGCGTCGACGAGTACCTCCAGCGCTACCGGGCGGAGCACTCCATCAGCTCCACCTGGCGGGCCAGGGAGCGCATCGTCGTCGGTCTCACCGGCGGCCCGGAGGGACGGACCCTCGTCCGCCGGGCCGCCCGGGTCGCGGCGAAGGGCTCGGGGAGCGAGATCCTCGCCGTCCACATCGCCCGCCCCGACGGCCTGGCCGCCGCCTCGCACGCCGAGCTGGCCGCTCAGCGCGGCCTCGTCGAGGACCTCGGGGGGACGTACCACCACGTCATCGGCGACGACGTCCCCGCCGCCCTCCTGGACTTCGCGCGCGGCGTGAACGCCTCCCAGATCGTCCTCGGCTCCAGCCGCCGCAAGAGCTGGCACTACGTCTTCGGCCCCGGGGTGGGCGCCACCGTCGCCCGTGACTCCGGGCCGGACCTGGACGTGCACATCGTCACGCACGACGAGGTCGCCACCGGGCGCGGACTGCCGGTGGGGCGGGGCGCCCGGCTCGGTCGGCTGCGCACCGTCACCGGTTGGCTCGTCGCCCTCCCGGCGCCCCTGCTGCTCACCTTCGTGCTCTCCGAAACACCGCTCGACGTCGGCTTCACGAACACCGTGCTGCTGTTCCTGGCGTTCACCGTCACCGCCGCACTGGCCGGCGGACTGCTGCCCGCCCTGGTCTCGGCCACCGTCAGCTCGGCGCTTCTGAACTACTTCTTCACCGACCCCCGGCACACCTGGAGCGTCACCGACCCCCACAACGTCGTCTCCATCGCGGTCTACCTGCTGGTCGCCGTCTCCGTGGCCTCCGTCGTCGATCTCGCGGCCCGGCGCACCCAGCAGGCCGCCCGGCTGCGGGCCGAGTCCGAGATACTCTCCGTCCTCGCCGGCAGCGTGCTACGGGGGGACGACTCCCTCGAAGGCATGCTCGACCGGGTGCGGGAGACGTTCTCCATGGAGGCCGCCGCGCTGCTGGAGCGGCAGGAGGACCACGGCCCGTGGGCCTGCGCGGCGGCCGTCGGCGCCCCGCGCGGCGGCGGTGCGCTGCTGCGTCCCGAGGACGGCGAGGTCGACATGCCGGTGGGGGACCGGCGCATGCTCGTCCTCTCCGGCCGGGCGCTGCCCGCCGAGGACCGCCGCGTCCTCGCCGCGTTCGCCGCCCAGGCGGTGGGCGTCCTGGACCGGCAGCGGCTCGTCGGGCAGGCCGAGCAGGCCCGCGAACTGGCCGAGGGCAACCGCATCCGCACCGCCCTGCTGGCGGCGGTCAGCCACGACCTGCGCACCCCGCTCGCGGCGATCAAGGCCGCCGTCACCTCCCTGCGCTCCGACGACGTCGCCTGGTCCGAGGAGGACGAGGCCGACCTGCTGGAGGCCATCGAGCAGGGCGCCGACCGGCTGGACCACCTGGTCGGCAACCTTCTGGACATGTCCCGCCTGCAGACCGGCACGCTCACCCCGCTGATCCGCTCCATCGACCTGGACGAGGTCGTGCCCCGCGCCCTCGGCGGCGTCCCGGAGAGCAGTGTCGACCTCGACGTCCCCGAGACGCTGCCCGTAGTCGCGGCCGACCCCGGGCTGCTGGAGCGCGCCGTGGCCAACGTCGTCGAGAACGCCGTCAAGTACAGCCCGGCGGGCACGCGCGTGCTGGTCGCCGCCAGCGCCCTGCGGGAACGTGTCGAGGTGCGCGTCACCGACCGCGGACCGGGCGTACCCGACAGTGCGAAGGACCGCATCTTCGAGCCGTTCCAGCGCCACGGTGACGCCCCGCGCGGCGCGGGTGTCGGGCTCGGCCTCGCCGTCGCCCGCGGCTTCGCCGAGGCCATGGGCGGCACGCTGCACGCCGAGGACACCCCGGGAGGCGGGATGACCATGGTGCTCACCCTGCGCGCGGGGGAGGCCGCCCCCCACCCGCGGGCGGACCTGCCCGCGCACGTCACGACGTGA
- a CDS encoding response regulator has product MHRVLVVDDEPPLVRALLINLRARRYEAEAAPDGESALRLAAEWHPDAVILDLGLPDMDGVEVIRGIRGWSRMPILVLSARHTSDEKVAVLDAGADDYVTKPFGMDELLARLRAAVRRAEPAGGDVGLVETATFTIDLVAKKVHRSDRDVRLTPTEWHLLEVLVRNPGRLVGQRELLQEVWGPAYEKETNYLRVYMAQLRRKLEADPSHPRHLITEPGMGYRFER; this is encoded by the coding sequence ATGCACCGTGTGCTCGTGGTCGACGACGAGCCGCCCCTCGTCCGCGCCCTGCTGATCAACCTCAGGGCGCGCCGGTACGAGGCCGAGGCCGCGCCGGACGGGGAGAGCGCGCTGCGGCTGGCGGCCGAGTGGCACCCCGACGCCGTCATCCTCGACCTCGGCCTGCCCGACATGGACGGCGTGGAGGTCATCAGGGGCATCCGGGGCTGGAGCCGCATGCCGATCCTCGTGCTCTCCGCCCGGCACACCTCAGACGAGAAGGTGGCCGTCCTGGACGCCGGCGCCGACGACTACGTCACCAAACCCTTCGGCATGGACGAGCTCCTCGCCCGGCTGCGGGCCGCCGTGCGCCGGGCCGAGCCCGCCGGTGGCGACGTCGGGCTCGTGGAGACCGCGACGTTCACCATCGACCTCGTCGCGAAGAAGGTGCACCGCAGCGACCGCGACGTGCGGCTCACCCCCACCGAGTGGCACCTGCTGGAGGTCCTCGTCCGCAACCCCGGTCGCCTCGTGGGCCAGCGGGAACTCCTCCAGGAGGTCTGGGGCCCGGCGTACGAGAAGGAGACGAACTACCTCCGCGTCTACATGGCCCAACTGCGCCGCAAGCTCGAAGCCGATCCCTCGCACCCCCGCCACCTGATCACCGAACCCGGCATGGGGTACCGCTTCGAACGGTGA
- a CDS encoding potassium channel family protein, with product MHIVIMGCGRVGAALSRTLENQGHTVAIIDRDPTAFRRLGSGFGGRRVTGVGFDQDTLRDAGIEDAGAFAAVSSGDNSNIIAARVAREMFGVQNVAARIYDPRRAEVYQRLGIPTVATVRWTADQMLRRLLPAGAEPLWLDPTGGVQLAEVHVSPEWFGHAAARLEAEAGVRIAFITRLGEAILPDPQAVLQEGDLVHVMMRSQQVGEVEAVFDRGPDEAGEHQR from the coding sequence ATGCACATCGTCATCATGGGGTGCGGCCGAGTGGGCGCCGCACTCTCCAGAACCCTGGAGAACCAGGGCCACACCGTCGCCATCATCGACCGCGACCCCACGGCGTTCCGCAGGCTCGGCTCCGGTTTCGGCGGTCGGCGGGTGACGGGTGTCGGCTTCGACCAGGACACCCTGCGTGACGCGGGCATCGAGGACGCGGGCGCGTTCGCGGCCGTGAGCAGCGGTGACAACTCCAACATCATCGCCGCCCGGGTGGCGCGCGAGATGTTCGGCGTGCAGAACGTCGCCGCCCGCATCTACGACCCGCGCCGCGCCGAGGTCTACCAGCGGCTGGGCATTCCGACGGTCGCCACCGTGCGGTGGACGGCCGACCAGATGCTGCGGCGGCTGCTGCCCGCCGGCGCCGAGCCGCTCTGGCTCGACCCCACGGGCGGGGTGCAGCTCGCCGAGGTGCACGTCTCGCCGGAGTGGTTCGGCCACGCCGCGGCCCGGTTGGAGGCCGAGGCGGGCGTGCGGATCGCGTTCATCACCCGGCTGGGCGAGGCCATACTGCCCGACCCGCAGGCCGTGTTGCAGGAGGGCGACCTGGTGCACGTGATGATGCGCAGCCAGCAGGTCGGCGAGGTGGAGGCCGTCTTCGACCGGGGGCCGGACGAGGCAGGGGAGCACCAGCGGTGA
- a CDS encoding potassium channel family protein, producing the protein MRVAIAGAGAVGRSIAGELLENGHEVLLIDKAPSAIAVERVPLAEWLLADACEISALDEAALQRCNVVIAATGDDKVNLVVSLLSKTEYGVPRVVARVNNPKNEWLFNEAWGVDVAVSTPRLMSALVEEAVSVGDLVRLLRFSQGDANLVELTLAPEAALAGTRVGDVGWPEDTALVTIIRGSRVLTPRPEDVLEAGDELLFVAAPAREQELEELLSVRREHGDADAPQ; encoded by the coding sequence GTGAGAGTCGCGATTGCCGGAGCGGGCGCGGTGGGCCGGTCGATCGCCGGTGAGCTGCTGGAGAACGGGCACGAGGTCCTGCTCATCGACAAGGCGCCGAGCGCCATCGCCGTGGAGCGGGTGCCGCTGGCGGAGTGGCTGCTGGCGGACGCCTGCGAGATCTCCGCTCTGGACGAGGCCGCCCTCCAGCGCTGCAACGTCGTGATCGCCGCGACGGGTGACGACAAGGTCAACCTCGTGGTCTCCCTGCTCAGCAAGACGGAGTACGGCGTGCCGCGCGTGGTCGCGCGCGTCAACAACCCCAAGAACGAGTGGCTCTTCAACGAGGCGTGGGGGGTGGACGTCGCCGTCTCCACGCCGCGCCTGATGTCGGCGCTGGTCGAGGAGGCCGTCAGCGTCGGCGACCTGGTCCGGCTGCTCCGCTTCAGCCAGGGTGACGCCAACCTCGTCGAGTTGACGCTCGCCCCCGAGGCGGCTCTGGCGGGCACGCGGGTGGGCGACGTCGGATGGCCCGAGGACACGGCGCTGGTGACGATCATCCGGGGCTCGCGGGTCCTGACGCCCCGCCCGGAGGACGTGCTGGAGGCGGGCGACGAACTGCTCTTCGTGGCCGCCCCGGCCCGTGAACAGGAGCTGGAGGAGCTGCTGTCCGTGCGCCGGGAGCACGGTGACGCCGACGCCCCGCAGTGA
- a CDS encoding OB-fold nucleic acid binding domain-containing protein has product MSGVHDSEKRSTGRIRRFLDRFAPGDGASRQQDEQAAEEALRGCTKICDCGDRQIVKVTGTLRTVTLRPRAGMPALEAELFDGSDSLDVVWLGRQAIAGIEPGRTLIASGRIAMNRGRRVLFNPKYELRPWDRSNG; this is encoded by the coding sequence ATGAGCGGTGTCCACGACTCCGAGAAGCGCAGCACCGGCCGTATACGGCGCTTCCTCGACCGGTTCGCCCCCGGTGACGGAGCGTCACGGCAGCAGGACGAGCAGGCCGCCGAGGAGGCGCTGCGGGGCTGCACCAAGATCTGCGACTGCGGCGACCGGCAGATCGTCAAGGTGACCGGGACGCTGCGTACCGTTACACTCCGGCCCCGGGCCGGTATGCCCGCGCTGGAGGCCGAGCTCTTCGACGGTTCCGACTCGCTGGACGTCGTGTGGCTGGGTCGCCAGGCCATCGCGGGCATCGAGCCGGGCCGTACGTTGATCGCCTCCGGCCGCATCGCCATGAACCGCGGACGCCGGGTGCTGTTCAACCCGAAGTACGAGCTCCGACCCTGGGACAGGAGTAACGGGTGA
- a CDS encoding class I SAM-dependent RNA methyltransferase: MPTEDSRGTSPAPLTGHAYEVEVGPVAHGGHCVARTEEGRVLFVRHALPGERVVARVTEGHEDSRFLRADAVEIIEASKDRVEAPCPFSGPGRCGGCDWQHAKPGAQRRLKADVLTEQLARLAGLTPEDVSWDGTVEPVPGDKLPAGEVPAWRTRVQYAVDADGHAGFRRHRSHEVEPVDHCLIAAEEISELGIERRTWPQIASIDAIAASGSTDRQVILTPEPGGRLPLVELDRPVSVLRAEEPRGRSGSRAVHRVHGRPFVRERADGRTWRVGAGGFWQVHTAAADLLVDAVMRGLTPRKGETALDLYCGVGLFAGALADRIGPEGAVLGIESGKRAVEDARHNLADFDRVRVEHGRVDRVLPATGITEADVVVLDPPRSGAGRDTVKLLTALNPRRMAYVACDPAALARDLGYFAESGYRVRFLRAFDLFPMTHHFECLAILEPAAKGA; encoded by the coding sequence ATGCCCACCGAAGACTCCCGGGGGACGAGCCCCGCACCGCTGACCGGCCACGCGTACGAGGTCGAGGTCGGACCGGTCGCGCACGGCGGCCACTGCGTCGCCCGTACCGAGGAGGGCCGGGTGCTGTTCGTGCGGCACGCCCTCCCCGGCGAGCGCGTCGTCGCCCGCGTCACCGAGGGCCACGAGGACTCCCGCTTCCTGCGCGCCGACGCCGTGGAGATCATCGAGGCGTCCAAGGACCGCGTCGAGGCGCCCTGCCCCTTCTCCGGCCCCGGCCGCTGCGGTGGCTGCGACTGGCAGCACGCCAAGCCCGGCGCCCAGCGGCGGCTCAAGGCCGACGTCCTCACCGAGCAGCTGGCGCGCCTCGCCGGCCTCACGCCCGAGGACGTCTCCTGGGACGGCACCGTCGAACCCGTCCCCGGCGACAAGCTGCCCGCCGGAGAGGTCCCCGCCTGGCGCACCCGCGTCCAGTACGCCGTCGACGCCGACGGGCACGCCGGGTTCCGCCGGCACCGATCCCACGAGGTCGAGCCCGTCGACCACTGCCTCATCGCGGCCGAGGAAATCAGCGAACTGGGCATCGAGCGGCGCACCTGGCCGCAGATCGCCTCCATCGACGCGATCGCCGCCAGCGGCTCCACCGACCGGCAGGTCATCCTCACCCCCGAGCCCGGCGGCCGGCTACCGCTCGTCGAGCTCGACCGGCCCGTCTCCGTCCTGCGGGCCGAGGAACCCCGGGGGCGCAGCGGCAGCCGCGCCGTCCACCGCGTGCACGGCCGACCCTTCGTCCGCGAGCGGGCCGACGGCCGCACCTGGCGCGTCGGCGCGGGCGGCTTCTGGCAGGTCCACACCGCCGCCGCCGACCTCCTGGTGGACGCCGTCATGCGCGGCCTTACCCCCCGCAAGGGCGAGACGGCGCTCGACCTCTACTGCGGCGTCGGCCTCTTCGCGGGCGCCCTGGCCGACCGCATCGGCCCCGAGGGCGCCGTCCTCGGGATCGAGTCCGGCAAGCGCGCCGTCGAGGACGCCCGCCACAACCTCGCCGACTTCGACCGCGTCCGCGTCGAGCACGGCCGCGTCGACCGCGTCCTGCCCGCCACCGGCATCACCGAGGCCGACGTCGTCGTCCTCGACCCGCCGCGCTCCGGCGCGGGCCGCGACACGGTGAAGCTCCTCACCGCCCTGAACCCGCGCCGCATGGCCTACGTCGCCTGCGACCCCGCCGCCCTGGCCCGCGACCTCGGCTACTTCGCCGAGTCCGGCTACCGCGTCCGCTTCCTCCGCGCCTTCGACCTCTTCCCGATGACCCACCACTTCGAGTGCCTCGCCATCCTTGAACCCGCAGCGAAGGGCGCCTGA
- a CDS encoding DUF3159 domain-containing protein, giving the protein MLDAFGGARGMVETTVPGLVFVLSYTINRDIHVSAIAALSLSALMAVLRLLSKGTLKHAFGGVFGVAFGAVFAMMSGDAKNFYLPGMLYTLGLAVAYLVTAAAGVPLLGIVLGPLFRENMSWRTRNPGRKKAYTKASYAWGLVLLGKSAITFPIYLWGDATQLGWLRVALGIPPFLLCVYLTWIFLAKAPAPIDVFAEMEAEEERERAAAAAAEGDSAR; this is encoded by the coding sequence ATGCTCGACGCCTTCGGCGGCGCACGCGGCATGGTCGAGACGACCGTGCCCGGGCTCGTCTTCGTCCTGAGCTACACGATCAACCGGGACATCCACGTCTCCGCCATCGCCGCCCTGAGCCTGTCCGCGCTCATGGCCGTGCTGCGGCTGCTGAGCAAGGGCACGCTCAAGCACGCCTTCGGCGGCGTCTTCGGCGTCGCGTTCGGCGCCGTCTTCGCGATGATGTCCGGCGACGCCAAGAACTTCTACCTGCCCGGCATGCTCTACACCCTGGGGCTGGCCGTCGCGTACCTGGTCACCGCCGCGGCGGGCGTGCCCCTCCTGGGGATCGTCCTCGGCCCGCTGTTCCGGGAGAACATGTCGTGGCGCACCCGCAACCCGGGCCGCAAGAAGGCCTACACCAAGGCCAGCTACGCCTGGGGTCTGGTCCTGCTGGGGAAGTCGGCCATCACCTTCCCCATCTACCTCTGGGGGGACGCCACCCAGCTCGGCTGGCTGCGCGTCGCGCTCGGCATTCCGCCGTTCCTGCTGTGCGTGTACCTGACCTGGATCTTCCTCGCCAAGGCCCCGGCGCCCATCGACGTCTTCGCCGAGATGGAGGCGGAGGAGGAACGCGAGCGCGCCGCTGCGGCCGCCGCCGAGGGCGACTCGGCCCGCTGA
- a CDS encoding SDR family oxidoreductase, which produces MGRVNDEPQRVLVTGASGYVGGRLVPELLAAGYRVRCLARSPKKLRDHPWAGDVEVVRGDVTDEESVRAALSDMDVAYYLVHALGSGRDFERTDGLAARIFGRACRDAGVRRLVYLGGLTPSGVPEEELSPHLRSRAEVGRILLDSGVPTAVLRAAVVIGSGSASFEMLRYLTERLPVMVTPSWVGTRVQPIAVGDVLRYLVGSAALPEDVSRTFDIGGPDVLTYREMMQRYAAIAGLPRRFIVPVPVLTPRLSSHWIGLVTPVPASIAKPLAESLKHEVVCAESDIQRYVPPPAEGLLGLDAALRLALQRIRDARVDTRWSSAAVPGAPSDPLPTDPGWAGGSLYTDRRERTVHAPAEVLWHVVEGIGGENGWYSFPLAWALRGWLDRLVGGVGLRRGRRDAERLRAGDSLDFWRVEEVERGRLLRLRAEMRLPGLAWLELEVREDGQGRARYAQRAIFHPHGLAGHLYWWSVSPFHALVFGGMARNIARAAERAAVTAHLGGGESPHSG; this is translated from the coding sequence ATGGGGCGCGTGAACGACGAACCGCAGCGGGTGCTGGTGACGGGAGCGAGCGGCTACGTGGGGGGCCGGCTCGTGCCGGAGCTGCTGGCCGCCGGGTACCGGGTGCGGTGCCTGGCGCGGAGCCCGAAGAAGCTCCGCGACCACCCGTGGGCCGGTGACGTCGAGGTGGTGCGCGGGGACGTGACGGACGAGGAGTCCGTACGGGCCGCCCTGTCGGACATGGACGTGGCGTACTACCTGGTGCACGCCCTCGGGAGTGGCCGGGACTTCGAGCGGACGGACGGCCTGGCCGCGCGGATCTTCGGGCGGGCGTGCCGGGACGCGGGGGTGCGGCGCCTGGTGTACCTGGGTGGGCTGACGCCCTCCGGCGTCCCCGAGGAGGAGCTGTCGCCGCATCTGCGCTCGCGGGCCGAGGTGGGGCGCATCCTGCTGGACTCCGGGGTGCCGACGGCGGTGCTGCGCGCGGCGGTGGTGATCGGCTCCGGTTCGGCGTCGTTCGAGATGCTGCGGTACCTCACCGAGCGGCTGCCGGTGATGGTGACGCCGAGCTGGGTGGGCACGCGGGTGCAGCCGATCGCCGTGGGAGACGTCCTGCGCTACCTCGTCGGCAGTGCGGCCCTGCCGGAGGACGTCAGCCGGACGTTCGACATCGGTGGGCCGGACGTGCTGACGTACCGGGAGATGATGCAGCGGTACGCGGCCATCGCCGGGCTGCCGCGTCGGTTCATCGTCCCGGTGCCGGTTCTGACACCCCGGCTGTCGAGCCACTGGATCGGGCTGGTCACGCCGGTGCCGGCCTCGATCGCGAAGCCGCTGGCGGAGTCGCTGAAACACGAGGTGGTGTGCGCGGAGTCGGACATCCAGCGGTACGTGCCGCCGCCTGCGGAGGGGCTGCTCGGGCTGGACGCGGCGCTGCGGCTGGCCCTGCAGCGGATCAGGGACGCGCGGGTGGACACCCGCTGGTCGTCGGCCGCCGTGCCGGGGGCGCCCAGTGATCCGCTGCCGACCGACCCGGGGTGGGCGGGCGGCAGCCTCTACACCGACCGGCGGGAGCGGACGGTGCACGCGCCCGCCGAGGTGCTGTGGCACGTCGTGGAGGGCATCGGCGGCGAGAACGGTTGGTACTCCTTCCCACTGGCGTGGGCGCTGCGGGGCTGGCTGGACCGGCTCGTGGGGGGCGTCGGGCTGCGGCGTGGGCGGCGGGACGCGGAGCGGCTCCGGGCGGGTGACTCGCTGGACTTCTGGCGGGTGGAGGAGGTGGAGCGTGGACGGCTGCTGCGGCTGCGCGCCGAGATGCGGCTGCCGGGGCTGGCCTGGCTGGAACTGGAGGTGCGGGAGGACGGACAGGGGCGCGCGCGCTACGCCCAGCGCGCCATCTTCCACCCCCACGGGCTGGCCGGTCATCTCTACTGGTGGTCGGTGAGCCCCTTCCACGCCCTGGTGTTCGGCGGGATGGCCCGCAACATCGCCCGGGCGGCCGAGCGCGCGGCGGTCACGGCGCACCTGGGTGGCGGAGAATCGCCTCACAGCGGGTAG
- a CDS encoding ribbon-helix-helix domain-containing protein encodes MSMKRTNVYADPEDLAIIKEAAKRRGVSEAEIIRQGIHLAAMANRVWDEPLFSRTFRGPGRTPGKSEVRDAVADAVGRETESGTAG; translated from the coding sequence ATGTCTATGAAGCGAACCAACGTCTACGCCGATCCGGAAGATCTCGCGATCATCAAGGAAGCCGCCAAGCGGCGCGGCGTCAGCGAGGCCGAGATCATCCGCCAGGGCATCCATCTCGCGGCCATGGCCAACCGTGTCTGGGACGAGCCTCTCTTCTCCCGCACCTTCCGCGGGCCGGGTCGTACTCCCGGCAAGAGCGAGGTGCGTGACGCTGTCGCCGACGCCGTGGGCCGCGAGACGGAGTCGGGTACCGCCGGGTGA